A window of the Drosophila simulans strain w501 chromosome 2L, Prin_Dsim_3.1, whole genome shotgun sequence genome harbors these coding sequences:
- the LOC6731774 gene encoding uncharacterized protein LOC6731774, whose protein sequence is MISLALIILCFFPFVQNEYFRPSYQVLVRKRNSLGDLIDGHCYGNVIQSRLVLTSASCLLSDSDFVNGRELLKADELAVSFKGEDLIELIYLVGGIDIYPQFNFSSLDNDIAILRLSTQLPLSERSDIEWVLVADYDFTDSPLEAGVESYIWKISDGENIYPGYGVIHESNLVGIISYGLPSKNKRESNLEVRRPNRFTQLNPYLSWIYTIIQNAEIADIQNNNYSASLPYRQRKIAEIVEEFVEPDAVYFPDPANPIKDDIETEVEDLTDSETDDINVESVSEDFLNTEEPFNENIESEKEFLKNGASISKANGVCAWIFIFNLLLAKTRTINFNFS, encoded by the exons ATGATTTCGTTAGCTCTGATTATCTTGTGCTTTTTTCCGTTCGTGCAAAATGAGTACTTTCGTCCTTCGTACCAAGTCCTTGTGCGCAAAAGGAATTCCCTAGGAGATTTGATCGACGGCCACTGCTATGGAAATGTCATTCAGAGTCGCCTGGTTTTGACTTCAGCATCGTGTTTATTGAGTGATAGCGATTTCGTAAATGGAAGAGAATTGTTAAAAGCTGATGAGTTGGCGGTATCCTTTAAAGGCGAAGATTTGATCGAGTTGATATACCTCGTTGGTGGCATAGACATCTATCCGCAGTTTAATTTCTCATCGTTGGACAATGATATAGCGATCCTAAGACTCAGTACGCAACTTCCTCTTTCCGAGCGAAGCGATATTGAATGGGTTTTAGTCGCCGACTATGATTTTACCGATTCTCCATTGGAGGCTGGCGTGGAATCTTAC ATTTGGAAGATTTCGGATGGAGAAAACATATATCCTGGTTATGGTGTTATTCATGAAAGCAATTTAGTTGGAATCATTTCCTATGGCTTGCCATCGAAAAATAAACGGGAATCTAATCTTGAAGTTCGGCGCCCAAATAGGTTTACGCAATTAAATCCATATTTAAGTTGGATATATACAATAATACAGAATGCAGAGATTGCGGACATtcaaaacaacaactacagTGCATCTCTACCTTATCGTCAAAGAAAAATCGCAGAAATAG ttGAGGAATTCGTTGAGCCTGATGCGGTGTATTTTCCAGACCCAGCAAACCCCA ttaAAGATGACATTGAAACTGAGGTAGAAGATTTGACGGATTCAGAAACTG ATGATATAAACGTGGAAAGCGTCTCAGAAGATTTTTTAAACACAGAGGAGCCTT TTAATGAAAACATCGAAAGTGAGAAAGAATTTCTAAAAAACGGAGCAAGCATTTCTAAGGCCAATGGAGTTTGTGCATggatattcatatttaatttactacTAGCAAAAACTCgcacaataaatttcaatttttcttaa
- the LOC6731770 gene encoding E3 ubiquitin-protein ligase Ufd4, producing MGDVDPETLLEWLSMGQGDERDMQLIALEQLCMLLLMSDNVDRCFESCPPRTFLPALCKIFLDELAPENVLEVTARAITYYLDVSAECTRRIVSIDGAIKAICNHLVVADLSSRTSRDLAEQCIKVLELICTREAGAVFEGGGLNCVLSFIRDCGSQVHKDTLHSSMSVVSRLCTKVEPNTPCIQNCVESLSTLLQHEDPMVSDGALKCFASVADRFTRKWVDPAPLAEYGLTTELLKRLKSVGGNTHSSLTAAGTQPTSSSQPAATTNSDAINENVAGTATISNSTKVKSSDAAASPQSISTTISLLSTLCRGSPSITHDILRSQLADALERALQGDERCVLDCMRFADLLLLLLFEGRQALNRGSNNPNQGQLAPRPRRNNTNTDRTHRQLIDCIRSKDSEALREAIESGGIDVNCMDDVGQTLLNWASAFGTLEMVEYLCEKGADVNKGQRSSSLHYAACFGRPAIAKILLKFGAYPDLRDEDGKTPLDKARERLDDGHREVAAILQSPGEWMSPDHSLLNKDGKKYTLMEPRGDPEMAPVYLKVLLPIFCRTFLGSMLGSVRRASLALIKKIVQYAYPTVLQSLSETSFSEDAASTSGQNGGNLLIEVIASVLDNEDDDDGHLIVLNIIEEIMCKTQEEFLDHFARLGVFAKVQALMDTDAEELYVQLPGTVEEPAAAQRSSTSVVVAPRPTSDDPMEDAKEILQGKPYHWREWSICRGRDCLYVWSDSVALELSNGSNGWFRFIIDGKLATMYSSGSPENGNDSSENRGEFLEKLMRARSCVIAGVVSQPILPTASALRLVVGNWVLQSQKTNQLQIHNTEGHQVTVLQDDLPGFIFESNRGTKHTFSAETVLGPDFASGWSTAKKKRNKSKTEGQKFQARNLSREIYNKYFKSAQIIPRGAVAILTDIVKQIELSFEEQHMAPNGNWETTLSDALMKLSQLIHEDGVVSAYEMHSSGLVQALVAVLSVNHWETNSPRCKRNKMQKQRVAVFKKCILEDNVESATNKPRTKSTASILIQKLVSVLESTEKLPVYLYDSPCTGYSLQILQKRLRFRLERAECESTLFDRSGRTLKMEPLATIGQLSKYLLKMVAKQWYDLDRSTYFYLKKIREHRTGTVFAHSFDFDEEGLLFYIGSNAKTCDWVNPAQYGLVQVTSSEGKTLPYGKLEDILSRDSISLNCHTKDNKKAWFAIDLGVYIIPTAYTLRHARGYGRSALRNWLLQGSKDGSTWTTLSTHVDDKSLVEPGSTATWPITCATDDSVRYRHIRIQQNGRNASGQTHYLSLSGFEIYGRVVGVADDIGKSVKEAEAKTRRERRQIRAQLKHMTTGARVIRGVDWRWEEQDGCAEGTITGEIHNGWIDVKWDHGVRNSYRMGAEGKYDLKLADGEYLSAFDGNQSMSSASTAAKSSEKGNTLTSRKSSSTPSLPEATEKNQNTEGASNQTVSADNLAWKQAVETIAENVFASAKTQIISNQLAMNTSSSREARAKHKESGTNQMHKDNISGPSPLSRELEHISDLSAINNSMPAINSSIVSDLATISENLSLTELSKENICSVLTPTYKPAESVTASQSSSHPDVQSSSPRENDIKNISNIEENNKMNANNSVNKISKDLLANLRTSNIAGCPPVTQLSTEALEMIDKMRDGVDMIRNMSNNILSTDTFPVPCTNVPVGGKKTPKAQALINPDNANQKQIIVTSEEFPTKSSKKPSVTLKPAQQPNAVLSIVDMKEQPISNENVSVPSQMSISVPNLTTTSASEVPSTSEVATHTGLLETFAAIARRRTSQGTNIQDNQIMNAEANVNEHGDQNASGSFLGHSVTSLVKLALSSNFHSGLLSTAQSYPSLSSNNSENIAPSNPSNTSAGQQSASTINHTLTMSLTSTSSDSEQVSLEDFLESCRAPALLGDLDDEDDMDEDNDEEENEDEYEEVGNTLLQVMVSRNLLTFMDDEAMENRLVGVTKRKSWDDEFVLKRQFSALIPAFDPRPGRTNVNQTSDLEISPLGAELPKPQQSGPETIEQPLLGLKLRGPGIGGIPEVEIDLSNTDWTIFRAVQELLQCSQLNKLDKFRKIWEPTYTIVYREVSPEAQESTCLESEEFPQTPDVSSKSGASTLSPNSPMHIGFNVADNNLCSVDDVLELLTQINGLNQSEIDSDVKEHGVSVLSEDLFISKKITNKLQQQIQDPLVLASNALPNWCENLNQSCPFLFPFETRQLYFNCTSFGASRSIVCLQSQRDVTVERQRIPIMSPRRDDHEFRIGRLKHERVKVPRNEDLLMWAMQVMKTHCNRKSVLEVEFLDEEGTGLGPTLEFYALVAAEIQRSDLCMWLCDDDLGEDMENSPQSAEGNSKPVGYYVNRREHGIFPAPLPQNSEICENVLKYFWFFGVFVAKVLQDMRLVDIPLSTSFLQLLCHNKVLSRNLQKVISDRRNGDLSVVSEESDIVETCTKMLRTDSNKSNAFGGILSLENLKEIDPTRYQFLQEMQNLLLRKQSIEFDDTISAEKKHELINELKLQTQNGLEVSLEDLALTFTYLPSSSIYGYTQAELLPNGSSVNVTIDNLEAYCELLMNFILQDGIAQQMKAFSDGFNEVFPLKKLAAFTPSEARMMICGEQFPHWSREDIISYTEPKLGYNKDSPGFQRFVNVLLSMSGDERKAFLQFTTGCSSLPPGGLANLHPRLTVVRKVDAGVGSYPSVNTCVHYLKLPDYPTEEIMKERLLTATKEKGFHLN from the exons CATGGGACAAGGAGATGAGCGGGATATGCAACTGATCGCACTGGAGCAGCTGTGTATGCTGCTCCTAATGTCCGATAATGTAGATCGTTGCTTCGAAAG CTGTCCTCCTCGAACTTTTTTACCGGCGCTGTGTAAGATATTCCTGGACGAACTTGCACCTGAAAATGTACTCGAGGTCACTGCGCGAGCCATCACCTATTACCTGGATGTTTCGGCTGAATGCACCAGGCGTATCGTTTCCATTGATGGCGCCATCAAAGCCATATGCAATCATCTAGTGGTTGCCGATCTATCATCGCGCACATCTCGCGATCTTGCCGAGCAATGTATCAAAGTGCTCGAGCTGATTTGCACCCGGGAAGCGGGCGCCGTCTTCGAGGGCGGTGGCCTCAACTGCGTACTGTCCTTCATTCGGGACTGTGGCTCGCAGGTTCACAAGGACACCTTACACTCCTCCATGTCGGTGGTATCCAGGCTCTGCACCAAGGTGGAACCCAACACACCATGCATACAAAACTGCGTCGAGAGTCTGAGCACTCTGCTGCAACACGAGGACCCCATGGTATCCGATGGAGCTCTCAAGTGCTTTGCCTCTGTGGCAGACCGATTCACACGAAAGTGGGTGGACCCAGCACCGTTGGCTGAGTACGGCCTGACAACCGAGTTGTTGAAGCGCCTCAAAAGTGTCGGAGGAAACACGCACTCTTCGCTAACAGCGGCTGGAACCCAGCCAACCAGCTCTAGCCAACCCGCTGCAACCACAAACTCGGATGCCATTAATGAAAACGTTGCGGGAACTGCAACCATATCCAACAGCACCAAGGTTAAGTCATCTGATGCCGCCGCCTCGCCGCAATCGATATCAACAACGATTTCCTTGTTGTCCACACTTTGTCGCGGATCGCCCTCGATTACCCATGACATTTTGCGATCCCAGTTGGCTGATGCCCTCGAAAGAGCTCTGCAGGGCGATGAGCGATGCGTGCTGGATTGCATGCGTTTCGCGGATCTCTTGCTGTTACTATTGTTCGAGGGTCGCCAAGCTTTAAACCGAGGAAGTAACAACCCCAATCAGGGACAGTTGGCGCCACGACCAAGGCGTAATAACACCAACACCGATCGCACGCATCGCCAGCTCATTGATTGCATACGATCGAAGGATTCGGAAGCCCTTCGTGAGGCCATCGAATCGGGCGGCATTGACGTCAATTGTATGGACGATGTGGGCCAAACACTTCTCAATTGGGCATCGGCTTTCGGTACCTTGGAAATGGTAGAATATTTGTGTGAGAAGGGAGCCGATGTCAACAAGGGTCAACGAAGTTCGTCCCTACACTATGCCGCTTGTTTTGGTCGCCCGGCTATTGCGAAAATCCTTTTGAAATTCGGAGCCTATCCGGATTTGCGAGATGAAGATGGCAAAACGCCATTGGATAAGGCGCGCGAAAGATTGGACGATGGACATCGAGAGGTGGCGGCAATTTTGCAGTCGCCCGGCGAGTGGATGTCTCCAGATCATTCGCTTCTGAACAAAGATGGCAAAAAGTACACACTAATGGAGCCCCGAGGTGATCCAGAAATGGCGCCCGTTTACCTAAAGGTCCTTCTGCCCATATTCTGTAGAACCTTCCTGGGTTCGATGCTGGGCAGCGTCCGGCGGGCCAGTTTGGCCCTGATCAAGAAGATAGTTCAGTACGCGTACCCAACGGTGCTCCAAAGTCTCAGTGAAACCAGTTTTAGCGAAGATGCAGCGTCGACATCGGGTCAAAATGGTGGGAACCTACTAATTGAGGTGATCGCCAGTGTCCTAGATAACGAG GATGACGATGACGGtcatttaatagttttaaacATTATTGAGGAAATTATGTGTAAGACACAGGAGGAATTCCTCGACCATTTTGCAAGGCTAGGAGTGTTTGCAAAGGTCCAAGCCCTGATGGACACGGATGCGGAGGAACTGTATGTGCAATTACCAGGGACCGTAGAGGAACCAGCCGCAGCGCAAAGATCTTCGACCAGTGTCGTAGTCGCTCCAAGGCCAACATCAG ATGATCCTATGGAAGACGCAAAGGAGATATTGCAAGGGAAGCCCTATCACTGGCGCGAGTGGAGCATTTGCAGGGGCCGGGATTGTTTGTACGTCTGGTCAGATTCTGTGGCCCTTGAGCTTTCCAATGGCTCAAACGGATGGTTCCGCTTCATAATAGATGGCAAACTGGCAACGATGTACTCCAGTGGAAGTCCGGAGAACGGAAATGATAGTTCTG aaAATCGGGGCGAGTTTCTTGAGAAACTGATGCGGGCTCGTTCCTGCGTGATTGCTGGAGTTGTATCTCAGCCCATTTTGCCCACAGCGAGTGCTCTGCGCCTAGTGGTTGGCAACTGGGTTCTACAGTCGCAGAAAACAAACCAGCTACAAATTCACAACACCGAAGGCCATCAAGTTACCGTTCTGCAGGACGATTTGCccggttttatttttgaaagcaATCGTGGAACGAAGCATACCTTCTCGGCAGAAACTGTCCTGGGTCCTGATTTCGCATCCGGTTGGTCAACAGCCAAAAAGAAGCGCAACAAGTCAAAGACAGAGGGTCAAAAGTTCCAGGCTCGAAACCTATCGCGAGAAATTTATAACAAGTACTTCAAGTCTGCGCAAATAATTCCTCGGGGCGCCGTAGCCATACTTACGGATATCGTGAAGCAAATTGAGCTATCCTTTGAGGAACAGCACATGGCACCAAATGGAAACTGGGAGACCACACTTTCGGACGCCCTAATGAAGCTATCTCAACTGATACACGAAGACGGCGTTGTAAGCGCCTATGAAATGCATTCGTCGGGATTGGTACAAGCTTTGGTAGCCGTTCTGTCGGTCAATCATTGGGAAACTAATTCACCTCGCTGCAAGcgaaacaaaatgcaaaagcaacGAGTCGCTGTATTCAAGAAATGTATACTGGAGGACAACGTTGAGTCTGCAACGAACAAACCAAGAACTAAAAGTACTGCAAGTATCTTAATTCAAAAACTTGTGTCGGTTTTGGAAAGCACCGAGAAGCTGCCAGTCTATTTGTACGATTCTCCATGCACTGGATATAGTTTGCAAATTCTGCAGAAAAGACTTCGTTTCCGTTTGGAGCGTGCAGAGTGCGAAAGCACTTTATTCGATCGATCGGGACGCACACTTAAAATGGAACCATTGGCAACGATTGGACAACTTTCTAAATATCTACTGAAAATGGTGGCCAAACAATGGTACGACCTCGACCGCTCAACATACTTTTATTTGAAGAAAATTCGGGAGCATAGGACCGGTACCGTGTTTGCGCACTCCTTTGATTTCGACGAGGAAGGCTTGCTGTTCTACATTGGCTCCAATGCAAAGACCTGCGATTGGGTTAACCCAGCACAATATGGCCTGGTGCAAGTGACGAGCTCGGAGGGCAAGACCTTGCCCTATGGCAAACTGGAGGATATTCTATCACGCGATAGCATCTCACTCAATTGTCACACCAAGGACAACAAGAAGGCTTGGTTCGCCATCGACTTGGGTGTCTATATAATTCCCACTGCTTACACGCTGCGTCATGCCCGCGGCTATGGAAGATCGGCTTTGAGAAACTGGCTACTTCAGGGATCAAAGGATGGCTCGACTTGGACCACCCTCAGCACACATGTGGACGACAAGAGTCTTGTGGAGCCTGGCAGCACAGCCACTTGGCCTATTACTTGTGCAACTGATGATTCCGTAAGGTATCGCCACATTAGAATCCAGCAAAATGGACGCAATGCGTCTGGCCAGACCCATTATTTGAGCTTGAGTGGCTTCGAAATCTATGGTCGCGTCGTGGGCGTTGCCGACGATATCGGAAAGAGTGTCAAGGAAGCTGAGGCAAAAACAAGGCGCGAGAGGCGGCAGATAAGGGCACAGCTAAAGCACATGACCACCGGTGCACGAGTGATCCGTGGCGTCGATTGGCGCTGGGAGGAACAGGACGGATGTGCCGAGGGCACAATAACCGGCGAAATACACAACGGCTGGATCGATGTGAAGTGGGACCATGGCGTACGTAACTCCTATCGCATGGGAGCCGAAGGAAAATACGATTTGAAGTTGGCTGATGGCGAGTATCTATCCGCCTTCGACGGAAATCAGTCGATGAGCAGTGCGAGCACAGCTGCTAAATCAAGTGAGAAGGGAAACACACTCACCTCACGCAAATCGAGCTCCACTCCATCCCTGCCCGAAGCCACCGAGAAGAATCAAAACACCGAGGGTGCGTCCAATCAAACTGTTTCGGCTGACAACTTGGCCTGGAAGCAGGCTGTGGAGACGATTGCAGAGAACGTATTTGCTTCGGCCAAGACACAGATTATATCAAACCAACTTGCTATGAACACATCTTCCTCCAGGGAAGCTCGGGCCAAGCACAAGGAGTCTGGCACCAATCAAATGCATAAGGATAACATAAGCGGACCCTCGCCATTGAGCCGAGAGTTGGAGCACATATCGGACTTGTCTGCCATCAACAACTCGATGCCGGCAATTAACTCGAGCATTGTTTCCGACCTAGCCACCATTTCGGAGAACCTATCACTAACTGAATTGTCCAAAGAGAATATATGCAGCGTCCTAACGCCAACCTACAAACCCGCTGAGAGCGTTACTGCGAGTCAAAGCTCCAGCCATCCGGATGTGCAGAGTTCGTCGCCGCGAGAGAATGATATCAAAAACATATCCAACATTGAGGAAAACAACAAGATGAACGCCAACAACTCGGTGAATAAGATATCCAAGGACCTGCTCGCGAATCTCCGAACCTCGAACATTGCTGGCTGTCCACCGGTCACACAACTTTCAACCGAAGCCCTCGAAATGATCGACAAAATGCGTGATGGCGTCGACATGATTCGGAACATGTCCAATAACATTCTTTCCACGGACACTTTCCCAGTGCCCTGCACAAATGTGCCAGTTGGCGGTAAGAAGACGCCGAAGGCCCAGGCTCTTATAAATCCAGATAATGCCAATCAAAAGCAAATTATAGTTACATCCGAAGAGTTCCCCACTAAGAGTTCAAAGAAGCCCAGTGTAACATTGAAACCAGCTCAGCAACCAAATGCTGTGTTATCCATTGTGGACATGAAGGAACAGCCGATTTCAAACGAAAACGTTTCGGTTCCCAGCCAGATGAGCATCAGTGTTCCTAATCTGACAACAACGTCGGCTTCGGAAGTTCCATCGACTTCCGAAGTGGCTACCCACACCGGTTTGCTGGAGACATTTGCCGCAATTGCTCGTCGCCGTACCTCCCAAGGTACCAATATACAGGATAATCAGATCATGAATGCGGAAGCCAATGTGAACGAGCACGGCGATCAGAACGCTTCAGGCTCATTCCTTGGCCACTCGGTAACCAGTTTAGTTAAGTTGGCATTGTCAAGCAATTTTCACTCTGGACTGCTTAGCACCGCCCAAAGTTACCCAAGTCTGTCGTCGAATAATAGCGAAAACATAGCTCCGTCGAACCCTTCAAATACCTCTGCGGGACAGCAATCGGCATCCACGATTAATCATACCCTAACCATGAGTCTAACATCCACATCGAGTGACAGTGAACAAGTATCGTTGGAGGACTTCTTGGAGAGCTGCAGAGCGCCGGCGTTGTTGGGTGACTTGGACGATGAGGACGACATGGATGAGGACAACGATGAAGAGGAGAATGAGGACGAGTACGAAGAGGTTGGAAACACACTGCTGCAGGTGATGGTCTCACGCAACTTGCTTACCTTTATGGATGATGAGGCGATGGAGAACCGATTGGTGGGTGTGACCAAGCGCAAGTCCTGGGACGATGAGTTTGTACTAAAGAGGCAGTTCTCCGCGTTGATACCGGCATTCGATCCACGCCCGGGTCGCACCAACGTCAATCAAACTTCTGATTTGGAAATATCCCCTCTTGGCGCCGAGCTACCGAAACCCCAGCAGAGTGGACCTGAGACTATCGAACAGCCCTTGCTGGGCCTTAAATTGCGTGGTCCCGGAATCGGTGGTATACCCGAAGTGGAAATCGACCTAAGCAACACCGACTGGACCATATTCAGAGCGGTACAGGAATTACTTCAGTGCAGTCAGTTGAACAAGCTGGACAAGTTCCGAAAGATATGGGAACCCACATACACCATCGTGTACCGTGAGGTATCACCAGAGGCCCAGGAGAGCACCTGCTTGGAGTCGGAGGAGTTCCCGCAAACGCCCGATGTGTCCTCCAAGAGTGGTGCATCCACTTTGTCCCCCAACTCGCCCATGCACATCGGTTTCAACGTGGCCGATAATAACCTGTGCTCCGTGGACGATGTACTCGAGCTGCTCACTCAAATCAATGGTCTCAATCAGTCCGAAATCGATTCGGATGTCAAGGAGCACGGTGTATCGGTGTTGTCCGAAGATCTCTTCATCAGCAAGAAAATAACCaacaaactgcagcagcaaattCAGGATCCATTGGTGCTAGCCAGCAACGCGCTGCCTAATTGGTGCGAGAACCTAAACCAATCCTGCCCCTTTCTGTTTCCGTTTGAGACCAGGCAGTTGTACTTCAACTGCACATCGTTCGGAGCATCGCGCAGCATAGTATGCCTGCAGTCGCAGCGAGATGTCACCGTGGAACGGCAGAGGATACCCATCATGAGTCCGCGCCGGGATGATCACGAATTCCGCATCGGGCGTCTAAAGCACGAACGCGTTAAAGTGCCGCGAAACGAGGACCTGCTCATGTGGGCCATGCAGGTGATGAAGACTCACTGCAATCGAAAGTCCGTGCTGGAGGTGGAGTTTTTGGATGAGGAAGGAACTGGTTTGGGACCAACCTTGGAGTTCTACGCCTTGGTGGCCGCTGAAATCCAGCGTTCCGACCTTTGTATGTGGCTGTGTGACGATGACTTGGGCGAGGACATGGAAAACTCGCCCCAGAGTGCGGAAGGAAACTCAAAACCAGTTGGGTATTACGTAAATCGCAGGGAGCACGGCATATTCCCAGCTCCATTGCCGCAGAATTCGGAGATATGTGAGAATGTGCTCAAATATTTCTGGTTCTTTGGCGTTTTTGTGGCAAAGGTTTTGCAGGATATGCGCCTGGTGGACATACCCTTATCGACATCTTTCCTACAGCTGCTTTGTCACAACAAAGTTTTATCACGTAATCTCCAGAAAGTCATTTCGGATAGACGAAATGGCGACCTTTCAGTCGTATCAGAAGAATCTGATATAGTAGAAACCTGTACCAAAATGCTGCGAACTGATTCCAACAAGTCGAATGCATTCGGGGGTATTCTGTCATTGGAGAACTTGAAAGAAATCGATCCCACTCGTTATCAATTCCTACAGGAAATGCAAAACCTATTGTTGCGAAAGCAATCAATCGAGTTTGACGATACTATAAGCGCGGAGAAGAAACATGAGCTTATCAACGAGCTTAAGCTGCAAACCCAAAATGGCTTGGAGGTATCTTTGGAAGACCTGGCCCTTACGTTCACGTATCTGCCGAGTTCCTCGATCTATGGTTACACCCAGGCCGAACTGCTGCCCAATGGATCGTCAGTGAACGTCACCATCGACAACTTGGAAGCGTACTGCGAACTGCTGATGAACTTCATCCTGCAGGACGGAATCGCTCAGCAAATGAAGGCCTTCAGTGATGGGTTCAACGAAGTGTTCCCTTTGAAAAAGTTGGCCGCGTTTACTCCCTCAGAGGCGCGAATGATGATTTGTGGCGAGCAGTTCCCCCATTGGAGCCGAGAAGACATTATTTCATACACTGAACCAAAACTTGGTTACAACAAAGACAG TCCCGGATTCCAACGCTTTGTTAACGTTTTGTTGAGCATGTCGGGAGACGAGAGGAAGGCGTTCCTCCAGTTCACAACCGGTTGCAGCAGCCTGCCACCAGGCGGACTGGCCAATCTTCATCCCCGACTGACAGTTGTCCGAAAGGTAGATGCTGGCGTTGGAAGCTATCCATCCGTGAACACGTGCGTTCACTACTTAAAGCTTCCCGACTACCCAACCGAAGAGATCATGAAGGAGCGCTTGTTAACAGCAACCAAGGAAAAGgggtttcatttaaattaa